The nucleotide window tttaaaataaaaacctggtgGCCTGTACCAGAAAACTGCATCATAAGTTGACTTAATCATAAGCCTCTTAACGCATGTCTACCAGCGGACCCAATAAATGTAGTTATTACTGCATGTTTGTCATCCATTGAGGTCATGACTTCAGATTAAGCAACTTGTTATGACCTGATTGACTGGTTGGTAAGAGAGATGCGTTGCAAAGTTCCTCtgaaaatttaaatcaaaactggATGAACTGAGACTTGAAGTAATTAGTTCTCGTAGGCTCCCTCAAGTTCTGTGAGCAAATATAGAAAGTACGCCTGACCTAAAAAGCCACGGCAGTAATTTTAGCACAAATGCAGTGCTTTAAAGCCGGCAGAAAAGTATCTTTTCACGctctaacatttaaaaaaagagaaaaaaatcatcatcaaCCTCAGAGGTGATTAAAATATCTGATGTTCTTTTTGTCGGGAGAGAAAACGGAAAGTTGTTGAGATTTATGTGCATTTCAGCTCAGTTGCTCCCCTCTGATCACCTCTATTTGGTCTGTTAGTGTCACTTCTGATCATCACCAGTGTAtttctcttccttctttctCCCAGCACTACTACTAACGACAACGTTCGCTACTGGGAGCAGTTTCGTCATGCCCAGTCTCCAGAGGCGACTGCAGAGGAGGGgaagcagaagaggaagaggaactTCAGGCTGGTGATTTACTGTGTCATCACGATGGTACTCAGTCTGGGAGCGCATGCGGTCTTCTTTAGGTAGCTATCTCCATACCTTATGCTGAAATATTCAGGCCTCTCTATTTAAAAAACcatcagaaaacctttttttaaatgtttttttttttattgcacggTTAAGTGGGGTGTATTCCTGCATGCCTCTGTGCCATGTGCTCTGGCACAACCTCGCCACTCATTTCCTCATATTTGTTTCCACACAATGACTCTGTGCCTCTTGTGTTTGCTGAGATTCACTTCTTTGTGAATCTGAGCAGCTGTTATAACAGCTGAACAAACTCATAAACTCAGGGGGGGATGACGGGGGCTCAGGTCAAGCAAACAGCGAGCAGTTGTTTCTCCAACTTTTTCAGGAAACTGGAAGAAGTTCACAATAGCTTCATGGACGAGAAAGACAGAGCCATCACAGAAATCTACAACGAAGCCAAAGAGAGAGCCAGGTGAGCGCACCGCCTTCCGAGCGCTGAGTGTCCGGCGCTGGAGGCTGACTCCCCGGTCTGCTCTCTTCCAGGGTCAACGGTTTCAAGAAGCAGACAGAAATCCTGCGGCAGAAGCACGCTGACTTTCAGGAGAAAGTGATCATGAATAAGGGCGGACCGGAGAAGTAGGAGCGTCTCCTCTTGCGCTCTCCTGCAGAATGAAAACGTGGAGGAACTCGCTTTAGTTGTGCGACTGGTAGAGGttatttttccagatttctGCTGGAACTTGGATGAGATCCTGGCTTAGCGGGTCAGGATGGGGATGTGGGATACTTTCCTTTGGCCACATATGTGTTGCTGCTACAACACGCTCAAgtatacagtgccttgcaaatcTACTCAAACCCCCTTCAACTTTTACCcgttttgtcacgttacaaacacaaaattgaGTGTGTTTTACTGAGATTCCATGTTATGATTGATTAACACGTGAAGGGGAAGGAAAACTCTGGACTTTATTGAAGCTTTTAACTTTACCGCAGATATTTGTCGATTTAGGGTGTGTGGCAGCTTTGCATACGAAGAGACTTAAAATCAATGTTCGTCCTTCTGTATTGCATTGGaattaggtctgaactttgactaggccattctaacactcATACACATTAATTTAATCTAACCCTTTTCAATGTAGCTCTGGTTGCACTTTGGCtagaaggtgaacctctgccaCGGCCTTCAGCGTTCTGCagcctccaacaggttttcctTCAGTGTTGACCAGCATCACGGTCCCTGCTGAGGAAAAGAGTCTCCACAGCACGATGCTGCCACAGCCATGTTTCTCTGTGAAGATGGTTTGTTACCAGGAGAGACACAGTCTTGGCTTTCATCCACACATTGTGCTTTGTGTAAAGGCCAGAAAGTTTAACATTGGTCTAGTTTTGTTAAACAACCATCTTCTATAGGTTTGCTGTTACTTCAAATGGGACTACTTGTGCCTATTTCTCAATGACTTTCTTCTTATCGGTCTTCCATTAAGctcagatttgtggagtgtgTGATAGTTGTTGTgttgacagattctcccacctgagttgtggatctctgcagcccCTCCAGAGATTTATACTGCTTATCTGATTAATGTTCTCCTTTCCTGGTCTGTTAGTTTAGGTGGATGGATaaaagggaagaaaacaaatgcactccacacttttcagctttttatttgagGTCCCCCCCTCGTGCCCCTGTACTGTAAAGTTGTTGGCCTGTAAATGCATTGAAGtctggttgtaatgtgacaaaatgtgaacaagtcAGTTTTTCAAGGCACTTGACATCACTGGGCTACTCTGCTGAACTATTTATGGTTTatgaattatttccatttgaggAGATGTTAGCCTGCACTTTTCTTCACAGACCTCTCTAGTGTTCgcacaataaaataagaatgtttttttttttttaattattgttttcagcCTGATCTCTGATGGCTGATCAGATTTATAGAGGATCTCATGAACACCAGGATGTTTCTAAAAGAAGCTGATTGGTTAATCGACATCCTTAAGGATGACTCGTCTCGTTTTGGACAGAGCGCAGAGAGGGGAACGTGTTTCAGGTTAACCACAACCTGAGTTCTCAGCTGTTTTATATTTGACTCATCTGCAGGGATGCTCTGCATTTTTACCCATAActcatgcttgttttttttaaacagacatgtTAAACGACCAATGTTATATCTTTTTACTTATAGTCAATTTTAATAATAACACTGCAAAAGTATGTATTTTATGgaaataagcaacaaaaaacgGCAAATAAGTGATTCTAATGTGAAATCCAGAAACAAAATTTACCATTCTGCctctctgattttgttttgaaattagaGAGATAGTTTTGTGTTTATCTGTCTTTGGATGAAGGCCTTATGTATTTTCCCTACATGGACCCCAGAGAGGAGCGATTAAAAGATCAATTTATTTCTCATCAGTATTTTCTTCTTGGCTGCTTTGTCAAAAAAGACGCCGCtccgttttaaaaaaaaaaagaagtcttatttttcagattatcttttTACTGATGTCCTCTACTGTGAAATTAATTTCCTCTGCTTGGCAGAGATAACAAGAGGCTTTAAACATTTCCCTTTTAATGAGCAACAGCACAGTAGCTATTGGACAATGATTAATGTGCTCTGCTTCAGAAATCCAAACTATTTTTCCACCGCGTCAACAGTAAgcgaaaaaaaaagttctggagTGAAAATAATCAGCTGAAACTTGTCTTTATGTGTGACTCCATGAAGCAGAAACAgggtttcccttttttaaagaGCAGATGCACCAGTTTTGAGCTCTGAGGGAACAAACGACCGTTTTCCCTGTCAGTCCTCTTCTCACCAGCGGCCCCCGCCCTCAGACGCAGCGGGAGATAACGCAGTGCGTCCCCGCATCGCTCGCAGACACCCTCACCCTCATGTGGCGTGTGAGTGCGCCGGCATAACCCAAACACACCATAATGACTGAGATTGTGGTGTCATCttgcctacacacacacacacacacacacaaactctgaTGTAGGACTGAAACACAAGGCTCATGGgaaaggagctgctgcagctatgaataaagttttaattgaCTTTCATGTTTAGTTTAATGAGATGCAGAGAAAACTGCCAGTCAAACCCCAGAATAATAGTCCAGCCCTTTTTATTTGACAGACAATAGAAGGTAAAAtggcaataaaagaaaaaagtatttcattttatttaaaaaataaccatcAAAGTTAACAAGTGACctcatttaatgttttctagTAACAAGGATTAACAAAAGtcttttaaatctaatttaaaacaagttacATTTTCTATCAAGCCAGAATCGCATTAATActtacaaaagtaaaacatttttattaaaatgagcGATTCTACAATCATAATTACATCTTAGCAACATATTCATAGTGACTACATTAATAGGACACAAAAAAGACCAATTAGTAGTAGAGCCTTAAATGTCATTTCACAGCTACTTTATAACGAATTGTAGCTAACAACTCAGATTAATCCAtaagaaaatgcataaatgagaaacaaatagttctaacacaaataaaaaaataaactatttcatGATTGTGCTGTATTTATCTATCCTGTGGAACAACCATCATGTTCGGTTTTCAAAGTGGTAAACCAGGCTATTAATGGCTGTGTAATTACATTTGTTAATTATTAAACAGTAGCGCCATCAGTGCAGGGCGAACGGGGGCTGTGGCCCTCCTTTTAAAGTCCACCATTAACCCTCATACAGggttatttgattattttgcaGTTAAAACCtgaggaggaatgggccaactttaaaaaaaaatctaagttatAACTTTAATCTACTAcaatatttagaaaatgaacCAAGATTAATATTGTAATTAATCAAACTTATATTTTAAGTTATAAGTTCAGCCATATAAATGTATCCAAGCAGCACTGGAAAACTTATTGTTGTGATGTGACTCTCCTATTGtgcttttaaattcagatttttatgggAAAGGACGCACCAATGCAGAACTTTTGGGCAGTATgaacattattattactactaagCCCGAAACCATACATTTACTAATACACATCTCCATTCCCCTTCGATACAATGAGAAAATAACCACACCACTAACATCGCTTCTCTCTTCAGGTATCATCCCAAAGTCCTGCGCTGCATCAGTGTCACATCCCCAAACAGACCCGACATGGCCAACCccctcacacacaaacagcaacaagagagaaattacatattttatttattaggccCATACCATGCATGTTAATGCTGCTATTTTGCGTATTCCTATGTGTgaatattgtatttaaaaagaatacaaaacttaaaaaaatatatatgcacaACAAATGGAAGTGGAAATCAGAGAAACAAACCAATCTTATTTCCTACTTCACTAAAGCTGAATCAATGTTTGTTTCATGACTGGTCAATTTAAAGTGATATGTTTTTGTGGGTTTAGCTGAAAGTGTGTCACCCCTAAAAAAATCATCCTAGGTTCCCTACATGATCTTGAACTTGTGCTGATTggaagaaatacatttacaaagtcAGTattgaattgattttatttcGTCAAAAAAGCTGATGATAAAGTAATTATCAGAGTATATATTTCTGAGTTCGTTTTTCAGCTTTCTTAATATACGATTCCCCTGAATCTGACCATATGAGGCTCAACATGTGCTGGTTTATAGCCCCTCAGGCTAACTGAATTTTAAAGGAATCCTCCAGAGGCATGACCCCCGTGTCCTCAGAGGCAAGCACGGCCACGCTCCCCTCCTTGCATAGTGGGGGGCCCCCGGAGGCCCCCTGATCCCTCACTCTGGGACCAATAGAGACGCTGCACCTGTATCCAGTGCGCCTGTCCCGTTCGGAAGAAAGTTGGCGGCGCAATGGTTACGCTGCGTGCGTCTCAAGGGCAAAGGAAGCGAGGAAAGCGATCACAATAACAAATGTAGAGCGCTGCACCTTTCCCGCGGCTCTTTCTggctctgtgtctctgtgtgtgcggactgccctgctgctgctgctgctgctgcgccgCCTCAGCCGCAGATGCACTTCCATGTCAGAGGAGGTTCGGGATTACAGGGGTTATTTATAAGGAGgtaatttgaaagaaagaagacaGCGGAGAGATGCGCCTGGAGAGGAGACgtcacattttaatttggagCGACTGTGTAGTGAAAGCGTGACTGAGTCAGAGGAGAGGAATATGCAGCGCTGTTCCTCAGCACGGCGGATCTTCACCGGATAAAACGTCCTATTCCTGGatgatgctgttttttgtgtgtgtgtgttccttaTAGACACGCCAGGATTTTCTGATCGCTCCACGTTTCAGCGGGAATCTGTATAATCCTTCCGTCACGCCACGCCGGCTGgaaccccccccaccccacatCATCACTGGTTTCCAGGGATCAGAGCCAAACGGGACTGATTAAAGAAACGGGCtttaatttaaagttcattcatttttcaagACAAAGGCCCGAATCTGCTGCTGTGCTCCCAAGGttatacattaaaaacacactcagAGAGGCACACTCCGTCTGTGCTGAACTTACTTTAggctggaaaatgtttctgctctAATTTAAGCCCAAATGCAAGAAAGCAAAGTTGATATTCCAGCATTGATGATGCCACCATGGGAGCGCTTTCAAGGAAGGGAGACTGGAGAATGAAAGCGGGACATCTGCGTCTGTAACCGGcgaagaaaacccaacacaagcCGCCttctctatcttttttttttttcttcttctttattttggattggaccaaaaatactttttaaggtGCGCCTTTTGACTCCTGCACGATGGGGATTATGCTTCAAGTTATTTTAGGAATGTTTCAGTTCCTGCTGCTCACCAGAATACCGACCTTCCATGCCAAGGTATGTTTCATATGTTTCATCTGACCCCTGGTAGTAGGACATGTGCGGGGTGACAATTATACACGAAGCCTCATTTTGCGGGGCTAATAAGgttttctttgttgcttttgtggAAGTTATCCTCTAGGTCAATGACACCTGTCACCTCAGGTCATGTGACTGACAAACGCAGACCTTCAGGATGTTGTAGTTAATCAGCAGTCATGTATGCACAGAGAAGCTATGTGAGCCTCATTATACGTCAGTCTTAACAAGGTGCTCAAAGCTCTTGAACTTGGCCGCAGacatcaatgcattttattaggattttatgagaccaacaggaagtagtgCAAAACATTATGTATCTATTAAAAattagttgtgtttttgctaTCAGGCTTTAAATTAAGTGGGGCTATTAATTTGCATAAAGCACAAGCTATGAGTGTAAATTTAGTTATTTAGCATAGAAATGAGCCAAGATAGGCAGAATTTCTCATTACTCCGGCCACTAGATGGCGGCAACATGCTCTTAAATATAATTAGTATGTGTTCAAAATGCATCGACCGGCATTAGGGGTGTAAATAAGACATCTGATGGTGTGTTGGTTTGAGGcatattactttaaaattggttaaaatattttagaaataaaaatctttaaagtgcGGCctaaaccacatttttttttaaaattacacctGCAGGTCTTTTAGAGAAACTAAAATACTTTCCTGgttattctttgtaaaataattccCAACTCATCCAGACTGAATGACAAAGTGTTGGCACAGATTCTCagttaggtctggactttgactggaccatttgAACACATACAAAAAAGTCCTGATTAAAACCATTCATATGTACCTCTGATTTTTTAAGACTGTGGTGTTCTCAAGGCCAGTGTCCTGCATTTTTTAGTTCTTCAACACACCTGACTCAAATGATAGTTAATTAACAGCCCTCTGCAGAACTTAATGACACTCTGAGGAAGTAATTGgaccatttgaatcagctgtgttggagcagagacacatctaaaactgGCAGGATGTCGGCCCACAAGAACTGGAGCAACTATATCAGCTGACCAAAGAGCTTCACAGTTacatccaataaaaataaaaacggtaatAAAACACAGAGTTAGTGTTTTAAAACTAAGCAACTAATTATTAAGCACCTCATATGTAATCCGTCATAGACTGGAGAAAAGAGATGAGTTTACAGCAGACATTTAATGAT belongs to Poecilia reticulata strain Guanapo unplaced genomic scaffold, Guppy_female_1.0+MT scaffold_370, whole genome shotgun sequence and includes:
- the dnajc4 gene encoding dnaJ homolog subfamily C member 4; translation: LHPDSNPSNPQLHSQFVELNEAYRVLSKELSRKEYDLKLQHPYQGGQAFRSTSGHTVYRSTTTNDNVRYWEQFRHAQSPEATAEEGKQKRKRNFRLVIYCVITMVLSLGAHAVFFRKLEEVHNSFMDEKDRAITEIYNEAKERARVNGFKKQTEILRQKHADFQEKVIMNKGGPEK